In the Streptomyces coeruleoprunus genome, CCCCAAGACCACCACCGACGAGAAGGTCAAGCTCCTGGAGAACGGCGAGCAGATGCGGCCGGTCCTCATGGCCTTCGCCGGGGACGAGAACGCCGCGCGGACCTCGGCCAAGGTCAAGAACGTCACGTTCAGCTCGCCCACGCAGGCCGCCGTCACCTACGACCTGCTGGTCGCCGGCACGCCCGCCCTGCCCGACGCCAAGGGGCAGGCCGTGCACCAGGACAACGTCTGGAAGGTCTCCCGGAGCACGCTCTGCGCGCTGGTGAAGCTCAGCGGCAATGCGGCCGTCCCGGGCTGCTGACACCCTCCTGGCGGCCGTCGCGCTGGCGGCGCTCCTCACACCGAGCGCCGCCTGCGGCAGCCGCCTCCCCGGGAGCGCCTTCGAGACCCGGCGCCCCACCGCCACCACCACCGCCGCCGGGCCGCCGATCCGGGTCGGCATCATCACCAGCGCCACCAGCCCCGTGGGCGGCGAGGCGTTCACCGGGCCGCGCGACGGGGCCCGCGCCTACTTCGCCGCCCTGAACGCGCGCGGCGGCCTCGACGGGCGCCGCGTCGAGGTGCTCACCTGCGACGACGGCGGCAGCGGCGTCGGCAACAGCGCCTGCGTCGACGAACTCGTGGGCGAGCGCAAGGTGTTCGCCCTCGTCGCCACCGCCGTCCTCGACTACGCGGCCGCCGCGCGCGTCTCCGCCGCGGGCGTCCCCGACATCGGCGGCCAGCCCGTCGGCCCGGCGTACGACACGTACCCGCACCTGTACGGGATCTACGGCAGCTCGGCCCCGCGCACCGGGGACCAGCCGGGCTGGGACGGCGTCCTGTACGGCGGCACGGAGGTCTACCGCTACTTCAAGCGCGCCCACGGCGCCCGTACGGCCGCGGTCGTCGCCTACAACCAGCCCGCGTCCGCCGCCTACGCCCGCCTGGTCACCCAGGGCCTGCGGGCCGAGGGCTACCGCGTCGTGAACGAGCAGGTCGACTTCGCCCTGCCCAACTTCCGCGCCGTCGCCGCCGACCTGCGCGACCAGCGCGCCGAGCTGGTCTTCGACGCGCTCGACTCGCACGGCAACGCCCGGCTGTGCGCCGCACTGGACGCCGTCGGCGCGACCCTCACCGCCAAGGTCACCAACGTCCAGAACTGGAACTCCGCCGTCCGTGACGACTACCGCGACGCCCCGCGCTGCCGCAACGCCCTGTGGTCGACCGGCTCCAGCCGCAACCACGACGAGACCTCGCACCCCGCCGTACGCGAGTTCCGCGCCGCCATGGACCGGCACCTGAAGGGCACGTCCCTGCGCTCCCAGTGGCAGCTGGAGGGCTGGGCCGCGGCCATGTGGTTCACCGACGCCGCCCGCTCCTGCCTGCCGGCCCGCCTCACGCGCGCGTGCGTGGAGCGGTTCCTCAACCGGGACGAGGGGTACACCGCGCGCGGGCTGCTGCTGCCCGTACGCTTCCAGCGGCTCGCCGAACCGCCCCGCACGCACCGCACCTGCCTGTCCGTCGCCCGCTGGCGCGACGGCCGCGGCTGGGTCACCCAGAGCGGTGACATGACCACGAACTGCGCCACCGTGCCCCAGCTCGGCTACCGCCCGTGAAAGCCAAGTACAGTCCACCCTTGACGCATACCAACACGACCATCGGACGACCTGTCGGACCTGGGGGACGCGGCGACGCGATGCACATCTCTTTCCTGCTCCACAACGCGTACGGAATCGGCGGCACCATCCGCACGACCTTCAACCTCGCCCAGGCCCTGGCCGAGCGCCACGACGTCGAGATCGTGTCGGTCTTCCGGCACCGCGAGGAGCCGACCCTCGGCGCTCCCCCCGGCGTCACCATGAAGCACCTGGTCGACCTGCGCCGCGGAAGCCCCACGTACGACGGCGACCACCCCGACTACAAGAAGCCGGCCAAGGTCTTCCCGCGCGGCGACGGCCGCTGGAAGCAGTACAGCCGCCTCACCGACGCCCGGATCGCCGCCCACCTGAAGTCCCTGGAGGCCGACGTCGTCGTCGGCACCCGCCCCGGACTGATCGTGCACATCGCGCGGCAGGCCCGCCGCGGCCCCGTCCGCGTGGCCCAGGAGCACCTGACGCTGGACAGCCACGGCTACCGGCTGCGCCGCGAGATCGGCTTCCGCTACACCCTCCTCGACGCGATCACCACCGTCACCGAGGCCGACGCCCGCTCCTACCGCACCCGGCTCAAGCTGCCCGGCGTCCGTATCGACGCCATCCCCAACAGCGTCCCGGCGCCGACCGTCCCGCCCGCCGACTCCACCTCCAAGTGGGTCGTGGCGGCCGGCCGGCTCACCAAGGTCAAGCGGTACGACCTGCTGGTCGAGGCGTTCGCGAAGGTCGTCGCCGCCCGCCCCGACTGGCGGCTGCGGATCTACGGCTCCGGCGACGCGACCGGCAACGAGAAGAACAACCTGCGCGCCCTGATCGAGCAGCACGGGCTGCACAACCACGTCTTCCTGATGGGCCCGGCGAACCCGCTGGAGCCCGAGTGGGTCAAGGGCTCCATCGCCGCCGTCACCTCCCGCCTGGAGTCGTTCGGCATGACCATCGTCGAGGCGATGCGGTGCGGGCTGCCCGTCGTGTCGACCGACTGCCCGCACGGGCCCGGCGAGATCATCGAGGACGGTGTCGACGGGCGGCTCGTGCCGGTCGGCGACGTGGACGCGATCGCGGACGCCCTGCTCGGCCTGATCCAGGACGACGACCTGCGCCGCCGTACCGGGGAGGCCGCACTCGCCGCGTCGCAGCGCTTCGACCCGGCCCGGATCGCCGAGCGCCACGAGGCGCTCTTCACCGAACTGGTCGCCGGAGGCGGCGGCGCGCGGTCCCGCAGCCGCGTCCGCGACCTGGTCCACCGCACCCGCGGCGCCGCCCTCGACGCCGCGTACGCCGTGCGCTACAAGGCCGCCGACGTGCTCCGGAAGGGAAAGCGCGCATGACCGACCCCAAGCCCGCCCCGCACAGCGCCCCACGGGCGGACTGCGTCGCGGACTCCGCCGGCGGCATCACCTTCGACATAGCGGCCGCGGACGTCGCCGAGCCGGTCCTCGTACTGCGCCTGCGCGGCTCGGACCCCGCCGAGGAGACCCGCCTGCCCCTGACGCCGACCGTCGAGGGGCAGTGCCGGGCGGTCCTGCCCAGCACCGTCGAACTCGTCGAGGGCCGCTGGGACGTCTACGTGGGGGACAGGGCCGTCGAGCCCGGCCTGCGCGACGTACGGGCCCTCGTCGACCGCGTCCCCGAGCCCGAGGGCCCGGTCGCGGTCCGCATCCCGTACCCCACGGCGGAGGGGCGCCTCGCGGTCCGCAGCTGGGTGCGCGCCCCGCACGCCGAGGCCGGGGCGGTCGGCTTCGGCCAGGGCACCTGCACGGTCGAGGGCCGCCTGTACGGCGCCGACCTGGGCCCGGACGCGGCCGCCGAGGCCCGGCTGGGCGAGCGGGTGGTGCGGCTGCCGGTGGACGGCGAGAAGGGCGAGTTCACCTTCACCCTGCCCTATGACCGGCTCGCCGAGGGCGGCGTCGCGAAGCAGCAGATGTGGGAGCTGTGGCTGCGGCCGGCCGAGGGCGCCGATCCGGTGCGCCTGGCGCGCATCCTCGACGACGTCTGGGACCGCAGGAACGTCTTCGTCTACCCGGAGTACGAGGGCGAGGGCTACCGCGCGGCCCCCTGCTACACCACCGACAACGAACTCTGCGTCCGGCTCGTCCGCTAGCACGGGCCATGGGCCCAGCCGTCGCGGACCGTAGCTGTCCGCGACGGCTGGCAGACTCGCCCCCATGTTGGAGACCTCGGCACGACTGCTGCGTCTGCTCTCCCTGCTCCAGGCCCACCGCGAATGGTCGGGCGCCGCACTCGCCGACCGGCTGGGCGTCACCCCGCGCACGGTCCGGCGGGACGTGGAGCGGCTGCGGGAGCTGGGTTACCCCGTCCACGCCACGCCCGGAACCGGTGGCGGCTACCAGCTCGGCGCCGGCGCGGAGCTGCCGCCCCTGCTGCTGGACGACGAGGAGGCCGTCGCGGTCGCCGTCGGCCTGCGCACCGCCGCGGGGCACGGCATCGAGGGCATCGGCGAGACCTCCGTACGCGCCCTCGCCAAGCTGGAACAGGTGCTGCCCCACCGGCTGCGCCGCCGCGTGAGCGCGCTGACCACGTTCACCGTGCCCATGCTCCGCCCCGCCCCGCAGCCCGCGCAGCAGGTGGACCCCGCGCTGCTCGGCGAGCTGGCGGGCGCCTGCCGGGACAGCGAGCGGCTGCGCTTCACATACCGGGACCACAACGGGTCCGACACGCGCCGCACCGTCGAGCCGCACCGCCTGGTGTGCACCGAACGCCGCTGGTACCTGGTCGCCTGGGACGTGGACCGCGCCGACTGGCGTACGTTCCGCGCGGACCGGATCACCCCCACGCCGCCGCACGGGCCCCGCTTCGCCCCCCGCACACCGCCCGCCGACGACCTTGCCGCCTATGTCGCCAAGGGCGTCTCCACCGCCGCCTACGAGGCCAGGGCCGTGCTGCGGCTGCACACCTCGGCCGCCGAGGCCGCGCAGGTCGTCGGACCGTCGGACGGGATGCTGGAGGCCGAGACGGAGTCGACGTGCCTGCTGCGCACCGGCGCGGCCACCCTCGACGTGCTGGTGATCCACATCCTGCTCATGGGGATCGAGTTCGAGGTGGTCGAGCCGCGGGAGCTGGACGAGCGGATCAGGTCGGCCCGCGATCTGCTGTCCCGGGCTCTCGACCGCTCTCCGGACCGGTCGGGGAGAAGCTCCCCGTAGCCCGCTGGTACGCCGCGTACTCGGGGTGGTGCAGGTCGAAGGCCGGCGACTCGGAGCGGATGCGGGGGATGAGGAGGAAGTTGTGGCGGGGCGGTGGGCAGGAGGTCGCCCACTCCAGTGACCGTCCGAACCCCCACGGATCGTCGACCTCCACCTTCTCGCCGTACCTGGCGGTCCGCCAGACGTTGTAGAGGAACGGCAGCGTGGAGGCGCCCAGCAGGAACGAGCCGATCGTCGAGATGGTGTTGAGCGCCGTGAAGCCGTCGGCCGCCAGGTAGTCCGGGTACCGGCGGGGCATCCCGGAGGCGCCCAGCCAGTGGTGGACCAGGAACGTGAGGTGGAAGCCCACGAAGAGGGTCCAGAAGTGGATCCGTCCCAGCCGCTCGTCCAGCATCTTTCCGGTGAACTTGGGCCACCAGAAGGAGAAGCCCGCGAACATCGCGAAGACGACGGTGCCGAACACCACGTAGTGGAAGTGGCCGACCACGAAGTACGTGTCGGTGACGTGGAAGTCCATCGGCGGCGAGGCCAGGATGACCCCGGTCAGGCCGCCGAACAGGAACGACACCAGGAAGCCCAGCGCCCACAGCATCGGTGTCTCGAAGCTGAGCGAGCCCTTGAGCATGGTCCCGGTCCAGTTGAAGAACTTCACGCCGGTCGGCACCGCGATCAGGAACGAAAGGAAGGAGAAGAAGGGGAGCAGCACCGCTCCGGTCGCGAACATGTGGTGGGCCCACACGACCATCGACAGGCCGGTGATGGCCATCGTCGCGGCGATCAGCGTCAGATAGCCGAAGATCGGCTTCCGGGAGAAGACCGGGATGATCTCGGTGACGATCCCGAAGAACGGCAGCGCGATGATGTACACCTCGGGGTGACCGAAGAACCAGAAGAGGTGCTGCCAGAGCAGCGCCCCGCCGGTCTCCGGGGCGAACACCACCGACCCGAACTGCCGGTCCGACTCGAGGACCAGCAGCGTCGCCGCCAGCACCGGGAACGCCATCAGCACCATCACCGAGGTGAACAGCACGTTCCAGGTGAAGATCGGCATCCGGAACATCGTCATGCCCGGCGCCCGCATCCCGATGATCGTGGCCAGGAAGTTGACCGCGCCCAGGATCGTGCCGAAGCCGGAGAGCGCGAGCCCCATGATCCACAGGTCGGCGCCGATCTCGGGGCTGTGCACCTTGGAGTTGAGCGGGGCGTACGCGAACCAGCCGAAGCTCGCCGCACCGGAGGGCACCAGCAGCGACCCCAGCACGATCAGCCCGCCGAACAGGAACAGCCAGTAGGCGAGCATGTTCAGTCGTGGGAAGGCCACGTCGGGGGCGCCGATCTGCAGCGGCATGATCTCGTTGGCGAAGCCCGCGAACGTCGGCGTCGCGAACAGCAGCAGCATGATCGTTCCGTGCAGGGTGAACATCTGGTTGAACTGATCGTTGCCGATCAGCTGAAGCCCGGGGCGGCCCAGCTCGGCCCGCATGATCAGCGCCATCAGTCCGGCGATCAGAAAGAAACAGAATGCCGTGACCAGATAGAGGTGACCGATCTTCTTGTGATCGGTCGTGGTCAGCCAGTCCACCAGCACTTGGCCCGGCGTCCGTTCCGGGGGCGGCTCGACGGTCGCCCGGACGGTCTCGGTCCCCATCACGTCCCCTCCGTCTCGGCGCGCTCTCCGCCCCACGATGCTCGCCGTCGGCGCTCCGCATCGGGTGCGTTCACGCCGACCGAGTCTGTGGGAATTATGCGGAGAGCCCGTGAACGACTCGTGGTTCCGGGTCCTCCGGAAGAGTGATGACCGGGGAATTCCGCGAGCCGGGGAAAAGGGCCCGGCGAGTGGTCGGCGAATTCCCCCGGGAATGGTTTTCGGCGGCTGATCGGGTGAATGGTTGCCGCTTGCCGCCGTGTCGTGTCCCTGTGACACAAATGTGACGGACCGCGTACGCGAAGATGGTGATCTTTGGGTAGGGGCCGTGGCTTCCGCCGCGCCCGCGCGCCGCCTACGGTGAAGGCATGGCACCGGAACCGACCACCCCAGGACAGCCCGACGACACCCCTGAGTCGTACGTGGGACTCGACGACCGCGGCGCCGAACAACTGGCGCGTTCCCGCGGCTGGACCACGGTACGGGCGGTTCCGCCCGGCTCGATCATCACGCTGGAATACGTGGTCGGGCGGATCAACTTCGAGGTCGACGACCACACCGTCATCCGCTGCTGGGTGGGCTGATCCCGATTGGCCCCGGGCGGCCTCTCCTTGACCCTGTAATGCCGCATGACCCCGTAACGCCACGGGCCCCGGCGGGAGAGCCGGGGCCCGTCGGGCGTGCGGGGGAGGCGGTGTCAGCCGCCGGTCAGCGGACGCGACCTGGGCGGACGGCGGCTGCCCGCCGGGGTGACCGGGGTCCGCTCGGACCGCAGTACCGCGTGCGCCCGGGACTGCGAGAGCGTCGCCCGGATCTTGGGCGCGTGCCCGCCCGTACCCGCGCTCAAGGGCTCGCGTACGGGCTCCTCCACCCCAGCGGCATGCCGCTGG is a window encoding:
- a CDS encoding ABC transporter substrate-binding protein produces the protein MRPSRAADTLLAAVALAALLTPSAACGSRLPGSAFETRRPTATTTAAGPPIRVGIITSATSPVGGEAFTGPRDGARAYFAALNARGGLDGRRVEVLTCDDGGSGVGNSACVDELVGERKVFALVATAVLDYAAAARVSAAGVPDIGGQPVGPAYDTYPHLYGIYGSSAPRTGDQPGWDGVLYGGTEVYRYFKRAHGARTAAVVAYNQPASAAYARLVTQGLRAEGYRVVNEQVDFALPNFRAVAADLRDQRAELVFDALDSHGNARLCAALDAVGATLTAKVTNVQNWNSAVRDDYRDAPRCRNALWSTGSSRNHDETSHPAVREFRAAMDRHLKGTSLRSQWQLEGWAAAMWFTDAARSCLPARLTRACVERFLNRDEGYTARGLLLPVRFQRLAEPPRTHRTCLSVARWRDGRGWVTQSGDMTTNCATVPQLGYRP
- a CDS encoding glycosyltransferase family 4 protein, with translation MHISFLLHNAYGIGGTIRTTFNLAQALAERHDVEIVSVFRHREEPTLGAPPGVTMKHLVDLRRGSPTYDGDHPDYKKPAKVFPRGDGRWKQYSRLTDARIAAHLKSLEADVVVGTRPGLIVHIARQARRGPVRVAQEHLTLDSHGYRLRREIGFRYTLLDAITTVTEADARSYRTRLKLPGVRIDAIPNSVPAPTVPPADSTSKWVVAAGRLTKVKRYDLLVEAFAKVVAARPDWRLRIYGSGDATGNEKNNLRALIEQHGLHNHVFLMGPANPLEPEWVKGSIAAVTSRLESFGMTIVEAMRCGLPVVSTDCPHGPGEIIEDGVDGRLVPVGDVDAIADALLGLIQDDDLRRRTGEAALAASQRFDPARIAERHEALFTELVAGGGGARSRSRVRDLVHRTRGAALDAAYAVRYKAADVLRKGKRA
- a CDS encoding YafY family protein — translated: MLETSARLLRLLSLLQAHREWSGAALADRLGVTPRTVRRDVERLRELGYPVHATPGTGGGYQLGAGAELPPLLLDDEEAVAVAVGLRTAAGHGIEGIGETSVRALAKLEQVLPHRLRRRVSALTTFTVPMLRPAPQPAQQVDPALLGELAGACRDSERLRFTYRDHNGSDTRRTVEPHRLVCTERRWYLVAWDVDRADWRTFRADRITPTPPHGPRFAPRTPPADDLAAYVAKGVSTAAYEARAVLRLHTSAAEAAQVVGPSDGMLEAETESTCLLRTGAATLDVLVIHILLMGIEFEVVEPRELDERIRSARDLLSRALDRSPDRSGRSSP
- the ctaD gene encoding cytochrome c oxidase subunit I; translation: MGTETVRATVEPPPERTPGQVLVDWLTTTDHKKIGHLYLVTAFCFFLIAGLMALIMRAELGRPGLQLIGNDQFNQMFTLHGTIMLLLFATPTFAGFANEIMPLQIGAPDVAFPRLNMLAYWLFLFGGLIVLGSLLVPSGAASFGWFAYAPLNSKVHSPEIGADLWIMGLALSGFGTILGAVNFLATIIGMRAPGMTMFRMPIFTWNVLFTSVMVLMAFPVLAATLLVLESDRQFGSVVFAPETGGALLWQHLFWFFGHPEVYIIALPFFGIVTEIIPVFSRKPIFGYLTLIAATMAITGLSMVVWAHHMFATGAVLLPFFSFLSFLIAVPTGVKFFNWTGTMLKGSLSFETPMLWALGFLVSFLFGGLTGVILASPPMDFHVTDTYFVVGHFHYVVFGTVVFAMFAGFSFWWPKFTGKMLDERLGRIHFWTLFVGFHLTFLVHHWLGASGMPRRYPDYLAADGFTALNTISTIGSFLLGASTLPFLYNVWRTARYGEKVEVDDPWGFGRSLEWATSCPPPRHNFLLIPRIRSESPAFDLHHPEYAAYQRATGSFSPTGPESGREPGTADRGPT
- a CDS encoding I78 family peptidase inhibitor, translating into MAPEPTTPGQPDDTPESYVGLDDRGAEQLARSRGWTTVRAVPPGSIITLEYVVGRINFEVDDHTVIRCWVG